The window CGGCGATCGCTCCGTGCTGCCCTCCAGGGTCTGAGCCGCGCGCTCGGCGCTCAGAATCGGGCCATCCGCGCCAGAAACGACGAGGCGACAGGTATAGCCCCTGCCAGGTTGCAGCCTCGCGGTCTTTGAGAACTCGAACGCGGTCTGGCCCGGGGCCACATCAATCAGGAGGTATCTTGACCGGAGAACCTCCTGACCTTCTCTCACAAGATGAGCCTCAAGCAGCAGGTAGGGCTCTGAAATGCTGGAGGCGAGATCCAGAGTGCCTCTGACAAGGAAGAACTCGCTGGAGACTCCGGCCTCGAACTCCAGGTCAAGCTTTCTGGCCGGGTGAACTTCCACAGAGCCGCTCGGCTCAGCAGCTTTTTGCTCAACGCAGCCCTGGACAGATGCCAGAACCAACAAAGCGCAGATAATAGAGACGAATCTGAACACAGAGACCCCCTCATTTCCAATGGAAATACAGCATGAACACGCCAGCAAGTCTCATGCGCTGCTGTGATCCACGCCGTTTGCCATGAGATGAAGAGCTGACCCTCATATGTATTTGCTCAATATCGTGAGCGTACTTGAGTCACTGATCAAGTGAGACCCTATCATCGGTCATAGTCGTTTATCCAGAAATCCGCCAAGAGGCAATTTACCTCAACGTATCGAGCATGTCCTGAGTTACTGATCAAGTGAAGCCGCTATGGCATAATCATTCATCCATAAACCTGCCAAGAGGGCAATTTACCTCAACATATTGAGCATGTTCGAGCTGTGGGTTTTCAACTTCACATAAGGGCACGCATTGATGTGTCGTCACGCCGCTGCATGCCGGATCCTGACAGCTCATCCACCTATCCAAGAACGCGACCCGCAATCAAAGCTGCTTAAGCGCCCTGATAGCTATCTCGATACATTCAAGCTTTGATTTCAGCCTTGACAGGTCCTGCTCGCCAGCTATCCCCTCACACAGCTCCCTCAGCTTTGCATGAAGCAGGTCTCTCACGGCTGCGAGAGCATCTTTTTCATCACCTGTGGCTGGAGATACTGAGGTGGATACTGAGCCGCGCTGAGCCACGCTTTCTGATACAAGCCCCTCTGAAACATCCAGATTCTTCTCTTCCGGCAGCTTCACAGCATCCTGCTCAGCCTCTCTGGAAGTGGAGCAGACAGGGCATAGAATCTCCCCTTTGTACCTGAAGAGCGGAGCTCCGCAGTCGTGATGCTCTGCCAGCATGGTTCCGCCAATCTCCATCATCCTCGTAATGCGCCTGATCATCTCTTCTTCGTCCATTTTCAAGCCACCTCTGACACTGGGATCGACATCCATGTATTTATAGGGAAACATGCAGAAGACCCCCTCTCGAGGGGAGGAAGTCACCACGGAAGCATAACATGGGGTTATCTTCCAGTGCCGACTTTCTTTTGGGTGGAAGTGACTCGTATCTCAGACCTTTCCTCATCCGCTCTCATCCATCTGATGGCCCTCCAGAAGGGGGCGCTGCCCCTGGCATACACTCCTGGAAGGTGAGTTCTCCCAGCATCCAGCCTGCGCGAAGTCCAAGTCGCTGAATACGGATTCGCATCACCGAACAATGTACCACGAAACCGATATTCATCGGTGCAGTACCTCATGACCAGCGGGTCGCATGCTGTTGATCTCAATCATGCAAGTGCGCGATCATCGTCCTATGCTATCTGTTTGTCGGTCTCAATGTCGCATGCAGTTGATCTCAATTGTGTGAGTGCGCGTACAGGATTGACGGTTTGCATCTTCTAAGGGTATTTGCTCAATATCGTGAGCGTACTTGAGTTACTGATCAAGTGAGGCCCTATCATCGGTCATAGTCGTTTATCCAGAAATCCGCCAAGAGGGCAATTTACCTCAGCATATTGAGCATGTCCTGAGTTACTGATCAAGTGAAGCCGCTATGGCATAATCATTCATCCATAAACCTGCCAAGAGGGCGATTTACCTCAGCATATTGAGCATGTCCTGAGTTACTGATCAAGTGAAGCCGCTATGGCATAATCATTCATCCATAAACCTGCCAAGAGGGCGATTTACCTCAGCATATTGAGCATGTCCTGAGTTACTGATCAAGTGAAGCCGCTATGGCATAATCATTCATCCATAAACCTGCCAAGAGGGCGATTTACCTCAACGTATCGAGCATGTTCCTGAGCAGGAATCTCACTGGAATCCCTGGTCATATGCAAAGAAGCCCCAGCCGGACTCTGTCAGGTTCCATGATGAACATTCATCCAGTTTCTTCTGTCTGCAGAAGAACTCCTGTTGAGCTCCTGTCTCTGGGGTGCCTGGCACCTGCTGAACTCACTGCAGTTTTCTCGCAGTATGCCCGATGCTAAAGCGTTTTCGAGAGGCACAAATCTCTTCTTTGCTTCATCCAACAGGTATGGTTTCAAGCTGGCTTGCTACATTCCATATCAGTGTTCTGGTGTGAAGAGGAATATTTGGATCGTTGCTGATTTCGTCGAGTATGGATATCGCTGAAGCTGCCTTTACCGCTTCGGCGAGCCCTTCCTGGAGAAGTATACCTTTGACGTTCTCTGCAGAGCGCCTTATGTTTCTGGGCACAGTATCGTCGCTCATTATTCGCTCCAAAATCTCGACACATTGCTTTATCACTTTCTCAGACATAATAAAAATCACCACCGTTGCGCTTTCTGGGGCTGCAAAAGGGTTGAGGATCAGTTCCCGCCTCAGCTCTTGAACTCTGCA of the Methanothrix sp. genome contains:
- a CDS encoding Ada metal-binding domain-containing protein, coding for MVLASVQGCVEQKAAEPSGSVEVHPARKLDLEFEAGVSSEFFLVRGTLDLASSISEPYLLLEAHLVREGQEVLRSRYLLIDVAPGQTAFEFSKTARLQPGRGYTCRLVVSGADGPILSAERAAQTLEGSTERSPYPPSLSFSEPAGASGENEDGNAEAQDEQSEDGTENDAEDKGPGPGVTAGSPHAEQYGARQYVGSTTSRKYHLPECRYAKKIKPEHVVLFSSKEEAESKGYEPCRVCNP
- a CDS encoding autoantigen p27 domain-containing protein, with the translated sequence MFPYKYMDVDPSVRGGLKMDEEEMIRRITRMMEIGGTMLAEHHDCGAPLFRYKGEILCPVCSTSREAEQDAVKLPEEKNLDVSEGLVSESVAQRGSVSTSVSPATGDEKDALAAVRDLLHAKLRELCEGIAGEQDLSRLKSKLECIEIAIRALKQL
- a CDS encoding UPF0147 family protein — protein: MSEKVIKQCVEILERIMSDDTVPRNIRRSAENVKGILLQEGLAEAVKAASAISILDEISNDPNIPLHTRTLIWNVASQLETIPVG